Proteins encoded in a region of the Carassius carassius chromosome 49, fCarCar2.1, whole genome shotgun sequence genome:
- the LOC132132080 gene encoding roundabout homolog 1-like: LSQFGSPGSRPVSDSGLPHIIHHPSDVVVRVGSPATLSCRAEGNPKPTIQWLRNGQPLDTDKMDAHSQPVILSEGSLFFFSVVPGRKSQSHEAVYTCMARNSAGVATSRNASLHIAAQREEFRVQPSDVEVAIGEVAVMNCRPPVGYPEPNVTWRKDGTLINSSNEHYTELNGKLIIAPAQKNDSGVYSCIASNTAGVRESRAARLSALAKPVLLRKPEDVSVQLGASAQFFCEADGDPIPSVEWSREKGPLPSGRYLINPDHSLQIHYVTAQDAGSYTCTAENKLGVSVASAQLLVEDAGSTRLRDLHKELSALRVSLENVTVMSTASNMSQVMWRLQSSMSQPHYLEGFEVLYRSLLPASSDWTAQRVPQPGLHTHVGPLKRGYKYEFKVRPYGSSMYGRESNTRHLRVPEIVPSAPPQDVSITMPTDSNDTVHLSWEPPPHDAHNGIIQGYQVWCVETEEQNSFNWTVDSGTHSIEISTLQPGKLFWATVAAVNGAGVGVQSDPYKLLIESRLEATPYQTGILSMSHFLAVIKKPVIIGSVGILLCVFMITAVFLYRRHVRPTNLGGKRSSLYGLESEDHIIKHRMATPDSPWISGGWRPDSSSEPKQGLWTQSQENSGLRRTTLPIMAKKDTNHVRSAIPIVPDNCGVYGTFYVDLTGNELKTFNSPRRCPRMPHSKSPLHNSETVRITEPIVKTAVVREVQALPWKRPCPAQPSMGVLKESWEKNYKRELHAVKSAPLMPVSLAVCSASSNHQQRFNQHPAGGVSEPVKPLSSSRILHYSASLQLVDMLPSPTSLPVEDNHSLSSEDESTRSTKLTVDIGSLQSVCTASGLQGPATATTGCPSHHSPSQPSPTFSHLSTASFCLSNDDYQDTTLSSQGHTQYMETSLKPQGQSTSRQCSPSIPRTFSPTPTFGYICGPAEREMDEERKSQPVGLRRATLRSTQSSCCSEWEGSLWNGWGSVSEGNMASARTSIISCSDYSFINDANFARILAMTVESTSGTLSDSSPPASPLSVLFPPRDCFGEVEPLPVWDWSTAWVEELEAQLKASNKARKTTTSSRHSGIERWRGHLETPLHR, from the exons ttgtcccAATTCGGTTCTCCAGGTTCCAGGCCAGTTTCAGATAGTGGTCTGCCTCATATCATTCACCATCCATCTGATGTGGTGGTCCGGGTGGGCAGTCCGGCCACTCTGTCCTGCAGGGCAGAGGGCAACCCTAAGCCCACCATCCAGTGGCTTAGAAATGGTCAACCACTTGATACGGACAAGATGGATGCGCATTCACAGCCTGTCATTTTATCAGAAGGAAGTTTGTTCTTCTTCAGCGTCGTCCCTGGCCGAAAGAGTCAGTCCCATGAAGCGGTATACACCTGCATGGCTCGCAACAGTGCTGGGGTCGCGACTAGCAGAAATGCCTCTCTTCATATAGCAG CTCAGCGAGAAGAGTTCCGTGTGCAGCCCAGTGACGTGGAAGTAGCGATTGGCGAGGTGGCTGTGATGAACTGCAGACCACCTGTTGGATATCCTGAGCCCAACGTAACCTGGAGGAAAGACGGGACCCTAATCAACAGCAGCAATGAACATTACACT GAGCTGAATGGTAAACTGATCATTGCTCCAGCCCAGAAGAATGACTCTGGAGTTTACAGCTGTATAGCCTCAAACACAGCTGGAGTGAGAGAGAGTCGTGCGGCTCGGCTGTCTGCATTAG CCAAGCCAGTGTTATTGCGTAAACCAGAGGATGTTTCAGTGCAGCTTGGAGCGTCTGCACAGTTTTTCTGTGAGGCCGATGGAGACCCAATTCCTTCTGTAGAGTGGAGCCGAGAAAAAGGACCTTTACCCAGTGGCAG ATATTTAATCAACCCCGACCACAGTCTGCAAATCCACTATGTGACAGCGCAGGACGCGGGCAGCTACACCTGCACTGCGGAAAATAAGCTTGGGGTGTCTGTGGCCAGTGCACAGCTTCTTGTAGAGG ATGCAGGAAGCACCAGACTGAGAGACTTACACAAGGAACTGTCTGCCTTACGCGTGAGCCTGGAGAACGTCACAGTTATGAGTACCGCCTCCAACATGTCTCAAGTTATGTGGAGG TTGCAGTCGTCTATGTCACAGCCTCATTATCTTGAAGGCTTTGAGGTGCTGTATCGCTCTCTCCTGCCGGCCAGCTCAGACTGGACAGCTCAAAGGGTTCCTCAGCCTGGCCTTCACACACACGTGGGACCTCTGAAACGAGGATACAAGTACGAGTTCAAAGTCCGACCCTACGGCAGCAGCATGTATGGCAGGGAAAGCAACACCAGACACTTACGAGTGCCAGAGATAG TCCCCAGTGCACCACCTCAGGATGTGTCCATAACAATGCCCACTGACAGTAATGACACAGTGCACCTCAGCTGGGAGCCTCCACCTCATGATGCTCACAATGGAATCATTCAGGGATATCAG GTGTGGTGTGTGGAGACTGAGGAACAGAATTCTTTTAACTGGACAGTGGACAGTGGAACACACAGTATTGAGATCAGCACATTGCAGCCCGGCAAGCTGTTCTGGGCCACGGTGGCTGCCGTTAACGGGGCAGGAGTGGGGGTCCAGAGCGATCCATACAAACTGCTCATAG AGTCTAGGCTGGAGGCGACACCTTATCAGACAGGCATACTCAGTATGTCTCACTTCCTTGCTGTGATTAAAAAGCCAGTAATCATTGGCAGCGTTGGCATCCTCCTGTGTGTTTTTATGATCACTGCCGTGTTTTTGTACAGGAGACATGTCAGACCCACCAACCTGGGAGGCAAACGCTCAA GCTTATACGGACTTGAAAGTGAAGATCACATCATCAAACACAG AATGGCAACACCAGACTCTCCATGGATCTCTGGAGGCTGGAGGCCAGATTCCAGCAGTGAGCCCAAGCAGGGCCTTTGGACCCAGAGTCAAGAGAACTCTGGCTTGCGGAGGACCA CTCTGCCCATTATGGCTAAAAAGGACACCAACCATGTACGGTCAGCCATCCCGATTGTACCAGACAATTGTGGCGTCTATGGCACCTTTTATGTCGATCTAACCGGCAACGAACTGAAGACATTTAATAGTCCAAGACGCTGTCCAAGAATGCCCCACAGCAAATCTCCGCTGCATAACTCCGAAACTGTTCGAATCACTGAACCCATCGTCAAAACTGCTGTTGTGAGGGAAGTGCAGGCATTGCCATGGAAACGTCCCTGCCCTGCCCAGCCCAGCATGGGAGTTCTGAAGGAATCATGGGAGAAAAATTACAAGCGTG AGCTGCATGCTGTAAAAAGTGCCCCACTAATGCCTGTGAGTCTGGCAGTGTGCAGTGCATCGAGTAACCATCAGCAAAGATTCAATCAGCACCCTGCAG GTGGTGTATCGGAACCTGTGAAGCCGCTGAGTTCTTCACGTATCCTGCACTACTCTGCCTCTCTGCAACTGGTGGACATGTTACCCAGCCCTACATCTCTTCCTGTGGAGGACAACCACAGCCTCAGCTCAGAGGACGA GTCTACCAGATCCACCAAATTGACAGTTGACATCGGCTCTCTGCAGTCTGTGTGTACGGCCTCTGGGCTCCAGGGTCCCGCTACGGCCACAACAGGCTGTCCAAGCCACCACAGTCCATCCCAGCCAAGCCCAACCTTCAGCCACCTTTCCACGGCCTCCTTCTGTCTTTCCAATGATGACTACCAGGACACCACGCTCAGTTCTCAGGGCCACACTCAATACATGGAGACCAGCCTCAAACCACAGGGGCAAAG TACGTCCCGTCAATGTTCTCCTTCAATACCCCGTACGTTCTCTCCCACGCCCACGTTTGGTTACATCTGTGGGCCTGCGGAACGGGAGATGGATGAAGAGCGGAAGTCTCAGCCAGTCGGCCTCAGGAGAGCTACCCTGAGGAGCACGCAATCATCTTGCTGTAGCGAATGGGAGGGTTCGTTGTGGAACGGCTGGGGTTCGGTTTCAGAGGGCAACATGGCAAGCGCTCGAACGAGTATCATCAGCTGTTCTGACTACTCATTCATAAACGATGCAAATTTTGCCCGCATCCTGGCTATGACAGTCGAATCCACGAGTGGTACTTTATCAG ATTCCTCCCCGCCTGCATCCCCCCTGAGTGTTCTGTTCCCCCCTCGAGATTGTTTTGGAGAGGTGGAGCCGCTGCCCGTGTGGGACTGGAGCACAGCGTGGGTGGAGGAGTTGGAGGCCCAGTTAAAAGCCTCCAACAAGGCCAGAAAAACTACCACATCTAGCCGACACTCAGGCATTGAGCGCTGGAGAGGACATCTGGAAACTCCCTTGCACCGATGA